Part of the Arthrobacter sp. MMS18-M83 genome is shown below.
CGGCATCGGAACCCTCAGCAACACGGTCATCTGACTCGCAGTTGTTGTCGTTATGGGGCTTCATAACGACAACAACTGCGAGTCAGTTGGGACTTAAAGCTGAGCGAGAACCTGCGCCGGCTTGTTGGTGGTGATCTCGTGGATTCCCAGGCCTTGGCAGAGGGCAACATCGTTTTCCGAATCAACGGTCCACACCCGGAAGCGTCGGCCTGATTCCAGCCAACGCTGTACGGTGCGGGCGTGTTTGCGGACGTAGTCGATACCGGGGCCGGCCAGTCCGACTTCGCAGTCGTCCAGGATCCGTTCGCCTTCCTGCTGGGCAGCCTTCATGACGTTGGCCACTGCTCCCCCGGTGATGACGCCCAAGCCAAGTTCGTCGCGGACTTCTTCCACCGTGACGTCATCCACCAGCTGGCAAATGTGCTCCGCGGGAACGAACTGGAGCAAGTGCTTGACGGAATCCGGGCTGAAACTCATGAAGGAAACGTGGATGTTGTCCAGCATGGACGTCTCCGCGTTCCACCCTTCGCTGCTCAGGAGCTCCAGCACGCGGTCTTCAAGCTTGAGCTGGTATGGGCTGGGGTGTTTGAGCTCAATGGCCAGGCCGATGTCCCTGCCGGCCCCGCGCAGGATTTCCAGCAGTTCAGCGAGCGTCAGCAGCTGCTCCGACTTTGCGCCAAACTGCTCCGGAATCCTGGCCCCCTTCCAGGAGGAGAAGTCGAGTTGGCGCAGCTCTTCCAGCGTCTTTTCAGCCACCGGGCCTGTTCCGTCAGAGGTACGGTCCAGGTTTGCATCGTGGAGCAGGACAACGTGCTGGTCCCGGGTCAGGTGGACATCGCACTCGACCCCGTC
Proteins encoded:
- a CDS encoding glycerophosphodiester phosphodiesterase, translating into MVYAHRGASAAFAEHTRAAYLKAIADGADGVECDVHLTRDQHVVLLHDANLDRTSDGTGPVAEKTLEELRQLDFSSWKGARIPEQFGAKSEQLLTLAELLEILRGAGRDIGLAIELKHPSPYQLKLEDRVLELLSSEGWNAETSMLDNIHVSFMSFSPDSVKHLLQFVPAEHICQLVDDVTVEEVRDELGLGVITGGAVANVMKAAQQEGERILDDCEVGLAGPGIDYVRKHARTVQRWLESGRRFRVWTVDSENDVALCQGLGIHEITTNKPAQVLAQL